The following is a genomic window from Streptomyces sp. BHT-5-2.
CGCCGGCGACGAGGCCAAGAGCTGGACCTCGCGCCGCACGCTCGACCCCGTGGCCCGGCGCATCGACTTCCGCCAGGAGGTGTCCGCCCCTCCGGTGGCATCCATGGGCGGGGCGTGGATCATCGAGGAGCTCGCTCCCGAGAAGTCCCGGGTGCGGCTCCTGCACGACTACCGGGCCGTGGACGACGACCCCGAGGGTCTGGCGTGGATCGACCGCGCGGTCGACCGCAACTCGCGCTCGGAACTGGCGGCGCTGCGCGTCAACATCGAGCAGGTGCACGCCCGCCGGGAGCTGACCTTCTCGTTCGAGGACAGTGTGCGCGTCGACGGTTCCGCCGAGGACGTCTACGCGTTCATCGACGAGGCCCAGCTCTGGTCCGAGCGGCTGCCGCACGTGGCGTCCGTACGCCTGGAGGAGGACACCCCCGGGCTGCAGACCCTGGAGATGGACACCCGTGCCAAGGACGGCTCCACGCACACGACCAGGTCGTACCGGGTCTGCCTCCCGCACCACAAGATCGCCTACAAGCAGACCACGTTGCCCGCGCTGATGACGCTGCACACCGGCCGCTGGACGTTCCACGAGGAGGCCGGCACCGTCATCGCCACCTCGCAGCACACGGTGACCGTCAACACCGACAACATCTCCGCCGTTCTCGGGCCGGACGCCGGAGTCGCGGAGGCCCGGGAGTACCTGCGCGGGGCGCTGGGCGCCAACAGCCGGGCCACCCTCGGCCACGCCAAGGACCACGCCGAACGGCGTCGCCGGCCATGACGGCACCGGGCATCGACACCCAGGTCGT
Proteins encoded in this region:
- a CDS encoding aromatase/cyclase produces the protein MPQTALREVEHDITISAPAADVYRLLAEVGNWPQIFPPTIHVEQLESTGNQERIRIWATAGDEAKSWTSRRTLDPVARRIDFRQEVSAPPVASMGGAWIIEELAPEKSRVRLLHDYRAVDDDPEGLAWIDRAVDRNSRSELAALRVNIEQVHARRELTFSFEDSVRVDGSAEDVYAFIDEAQLWSERLPHVASVRLEEDTPGLQTLEMDTRAKDGSTHTTRSYRVCLPHHKIAYKQTTLPALMTLHTGRWTFHEEAGTVIATSQHTVTVNTDNISAVLGPDAGVAEAREYLRGALGANSRATLGHAKDHAERRRRP